A region of Vigna radiata var. radiata cultivar VC1973A chromosome 6, Vradiata_ver6, whole genome shotgun sequence DNA encodes the following proteins:
- the LOC106764814 gene encoding receptor-like protein 12 isoform X1 — MKSSMGMGWLFPVLLLFHFSFSHSWCHVHENLALLHFKASLTINVTYNNDYYYNDDYCHRVYPTIATWENGTDCCSWSGVTCHPISGHVTALDLACGGLQGKINANSTLFSLSHMQSLNLAFNDFSNSQIPSTIGEFGSLTHLNLSFSNFEGEIPPQISHLSKLQSLDLSHYEFLLKWEEGTWKRMLXNATDLKVLHVERTDLSSTLMRPLNLSSSLITLSLEQTRLKGKLTNDILCLPNLQHLYLSGNFDLHGQLQDLSCASASLNVLKISSCELDGPIPDSFSNLTHLTLFDLSDNYLNGSIPSSLLTLPRLNSLLLYNNLLSGKIPNVFHQSNMFEELYLGGNNIQGELPLTFSNLQHLIYLDISHNKLEGPLPNKITGFSNLTDFRLTDNLLNGTIPSWCFSLPSLESLRLSRNQFTGRVPAISSYSLWELYLDGNKLQGNISGSLFNLVNLANLQLSSNNFSGSVNFSLFSKFQNLETLYLSNSSQLSLNFESSINYSFSRLLELDLSSMGLTKFPKLSRKIPFLETLLLSDNKLNGKVPNWLHEMDSLSHVMLDRNFLTTPVDQFSRNYQLSHLDISFNLLTGGISSSICNASTLEVLVLSNNKLTGSIPECLVSSPSLSFLSLERNRLNGTLPNTFANNSLNSLQLNDNRFEGPLPESLSNCMILEVLNLGNNQLEDTFPYWLQTLLELKVLVLRDNKLHGPISKFNTKYGFPSLNIFDISSNNFSGPIPEDYIQSFESMKNVVQDEVVGNPQQYMQWEYSIGIIYSPTTVTTKGTSVSFKKVPTNFVNIDLSGNKFEGEIPKVIGELQALTGLNLSHNRLSGHIPQSMGNLTILESLDLSSNMLTGSIPTEFLNMKFLEVLNLSYNHLVGEIPMGKQFGSFSNDSYKGNLGLCGDPLSMKCSWNHDQHSPPSQSLWREEKFGFGWKAVAIGYGCGTVFGVGIGSFVFLIGKPKLLVRMFVIIC, encoded by the exons ATGAAATCATCCATGGGAATGGGATGGTTGTTTCCTGTGTTGCtgctctttcatttttcattctccCATTCCTGGTGTCACGTCCATGAAAACCTTGCATTGCTTCACTTCAAGGCATCCTTAACCATTAATGTTActtataataatgattattattacaATGATGATTACTGTCATCGGGTTTATCCAACAATTGCAACATGGGAAAATGGAACAGATTGCTGCTCTTGGTCTGGAGTGACCTGTCACCCCATTTCTGGTCATGTGACAGCCTTAGACCTCGCATGTGGTGGGCTTCAGGGTAAAATCAATGCAAACAGTACCCTTTTCAGtctttctcatatgcaatcactCAACCTTGCTTTCAATGACTTCTCCAACTCTCAA ATTCCATCCACCATAGGTGAGTTTGGAAGCCTCACACACCTCAACTTGtctttttcaaactttgaagGTGAAATTCCTCCTCAAATCTCACATCTTTCCAAATTACAATCACTTGATCTTTCTCATTATGAGTTTCTGTTAAAATGGGAAGAAGGCACATGGAAGAGGATGCTCCNAAATGCAACCGATTTAAAGGTGCTACATGTGGAACGTACTGATTTGTCCTCAACTTTAATGAGGCCACTCAATTTGTCTTCCTCCTTGATCACTCTAAGTCTTGAACAAACTCGGCTAAAGGGAAAGTTGACCAATGACATTCTTTGTTTGCCAAATCTGCAACACCTATATCTATCNGGTAATTTTGACCTTCATGGCCAACTTCAGGATCTGAGTTGTGCTTCAGCTTCTCTAAATGTCTTAAAAATCTCAAGTTGTGAACTCGATGGGCCAATCCCTGATTCTTTCTCTAACCTTACACATCTTACTTTATTTGACCTCTCAGACAACTACTTAAACGGTTCGATTCCATCCTCTCTCTTAACCCTTCCACGTCTAAATTCTCTGCTTCTCTATAACAATCTTCTCAGTGGTAAAATACCAAATGTGTTTCATCAGTCAAACATGTTTGAAGAATTGTATTTAGGTGGTAACAATATCCAAGGTGAACTGCCATTAACATTTTCAAATCTTCAACACCTCATTTACTTGGATATATCACATAACAAATTAGAGGGACCTCTGCCCAACAAAATAACTGGGTTTTCAAATCTAACTGACTTTAGGTTGACTGACAACTTGCTAAATGGTACAATTCCTTCTTGGTGTTTCTCTTTGCCATCGTTGGAGTCTTTACGTCTATCGAGAAATCAGTTCACGGGACGTGTACCTGCAATCTCGTCGTATTCCTTGTGGGAGCTGTATTTGGATGGCAACAAGCTACAGGGCAATATTTCAGGATCACTTTTTAACCTTGTTAACCTGGCTAACTTACAGCTGTCATCGAACAACTTCAGTGGTTCTGTCAATTTTTCACTCTTCTCCAAGTTCCAAAATCTGGAAACTCTTTACCTTTCAAATTCAAGTCAATTATCACTAAACTTTGAATCAAGCATCAATTATAGTTTCTCCCGCTTACTGGAGTTGGACTTGTCTTCTATGGGTTTAACCAAATTTCCTAAATTATCCAGAAAAATCCCATTTTTGGAAACTCTCCTATTGTCCGACAACAAGTTGAATGGAAAAGTGCCCAATTGGTTGCATGAAATGGACTCTTTAAGTCATGTAATGCTAGACCgaaactttttgacaacaccAGTGGATCAATTCTCTAGAAACTACCAACTCAGCCATCTTGATATAAGTTTCAATTTACTCACTGGTGGTATCTCTTCGTCAATTTGTAATGCAAGTACCCTTGAGGTTCTCGTGTTGTCCAACAACAAGTTGACTGGCAGCATTCCAGAATGCCTTGTGAGTTCACCCTCCCTTTCCTTTTTGAGTCTAGAAAGGAACAGACTTAATGGAACTTTACCAAATACCTTTGCAAACAACAGTCTCAATAGTCTGCAACTCAATGACAACCGATTTGAAGGTCCTTTGCCAGAATCTTTGTCCAACTGCATGATCCTTGAGGTTTTAAATCTTGGCAACAATCAACTGGAAGATACATTTCCCTATTGGCTTCAAACTCTACTAGAGTTGAAAGTATTGGTTTTGCGGGATAACAAGTTGCACGGTCCTATTTCCAA ATTCAACACCAAGTATGGATTTCccagtttaaatatttttgatatcTCATCCAACAACTTCAGCGGCCCAATTCCAGAAGACTACATACAAAGTTTTGAATCCATGAAGAATGTTGTTCAAGATGAAGTGGTTGGCAATCCACAGCAATACATGCAGTGGGAATACAGTATTGGAATAATTTATTCACCTACGACTGTAACAACAAAAGGCACGAGTGTCTCATTCAAAAAAGTTCCAACAAACTTTGTAAACATTGATTTATCAGGAAACAAATTTGAAGGAGAGATTCCAAAAGTAATTGGAGAGCTTCAAGCACTCACTGGACTTAACCTCTCCCACAATAGACTCAGCGGTCATATTCCACAATCCATGGGAAATTTGACAATATTGGAGTCTTTGGATCTCTCTTCAAATATGCTCACNGGTAGTATTCCTACAGAATTCCTGAATATGAAGTTTCTTGAAGTACTGAATCTTTCCTATAATCATCTTGTGGGAGAAATACCCATGGGAAAGCAATTTGGTTCTTTTTCGAATGATTCATATAAGGGAAACTTGGGCTTATGTGGAGATCCATTGTCAATGAAGTGCAGCTGGAACCATGATCAACATTCTCCACCTTCACAAAGCTTGTggagagaagagaaatttgGATTTGGTTGGAAAGCAGTGGCTATAGGATATGGGTGTGGAACAGTATTTGGAGTGGGGATTGGAAGTTTTGTATTTCTCATTGGAAAGCCTAAATTGCTTGTGAGAATGTTTGTGATTATATGCTGA
- the LOC106764814 gene encoding receptor-like protein 12 isoform X2: MKSSMGMGWLFPVFLLFHFSFSHSWCHPHDNLALLHFKASLTINVTYNYYYYYQCDQVYPTIETWENETECCSWSGVTCHPISGHVTALDLACGGLQGKINANSTLFSLSHMQSLNLAFNDFSNSQIPSTIGEFGSLTHLNLSFSNFEGEIPPQISHLSKLQSLDLSHYEFLLKWEEGTWKRMLXNATDLKVLHVERTDLSSTLMRPLNLSSSLITLSLEQTRLKGKLTNDILCLPNLQHLYLSGNFDLHGQLQDLSCASASLNVLKISSCELDGPIPDSFSNLTHLTLFDLSDNYLNGSIPSSLLTLPRLNSLLLYNNLLSGKIPNVFHQSNMFEELYLGGNNIQGELPLTFSNLQHLIYLDISHNKLEGPLPNKITGFSNLTDFRLTDNLLNGTIPSWCFSLPSLESLRLSRNQFTGRVPAISSYSLWELYLDGNKLQGNISGSLFNLVNLANLQLSSNNFSGSVNFSLFSKFQNLETLYLSNSSQLSLNFESSINYSFSRLLELDLSSMGLTKFPKLSRKIPFLETLLLSDNKLNGKVPNWLHEMDSLSHVMLDRNFLTTPVDQFSRNYQLSHLDISFNLLTGGISSSICNASTLEVLVLSNNKLTGSIPECLVSSPSLSFLSLERNRLNGTLPNTFANNSLNSLQLNDNRFEGPLPESLSNCMILEVLNLGNNQLEDTFPYWLQTLLELKVLVLRDNKLHGPISKFNTKYGFPSLNIFDISSNNFSGPIPEDYIQSFESMKNVVQDEVVGNPQQYMQWEYSIGIIYSPTTVTTKGTSVSFKKVPTNFVNIDLSGNKFEGEIPKVIGELQALTGLNLSHNRLSGHIPQSMGNLTILESLDLSSNMLTGSIPTEFLNMKFLEVLNLSYNHLVGEIPMGKQFGSFSNDSYKGNLGLCGDPLSMKCSWNHDQHSPPSQSLWREEKFGFGWKAVAIGYGCGTVFGVGIGSFVFLIGKPKLLVRMFVIIC; this comes from the exons ATGAAGTCATCCATGGGAATGGGGTGGTTGTTTCCTGTGTTTCtgctctttcatttttcattctctcATTCCTGGTGTCACCCCCATGACAACCTTGCATTGCTTCACTTCAAAGCCTCCTTAACCATTAATGttacttataattattattattattatcaatgtgATCAGGTTTATCCAACCATAGAAACATGGGAAAATGAAACAGAATGTTGCTCTTGGTCTGGAGTGACTTGTCACCCCATTTCTGGTCATGTGACAGCCTTAGACCTCGCATGTGGTGGGCTTCAGGGTAAAA TCAATGCAAACAGTACCCTTTTCAGtctttctcatatgcaatcactCAACCTTGCTTTCAATGACTTCTCCAACTCTCAAATTCCATCCACCATAGGTGAGTTTGGAAGCCTCACACACCTCAACTTGtctttttcaaactttgaagGTGAAATTCCTCCTCAAATCTCACATCTTTCCAAATTACAATCACTTGATCTTTCTCATTATGAGTTTCTGTTAAAATGGGAAGAAGGCACATGGAAGAGGATGCTCCNAAATGCAACCGATTTAAAGGTGCTACATGTGGAACGTACTGATTTGTCCTCAACTTTAATGAGGCCACTCAATTTGTCTTCCTCCTTGATCACTCTAAGTCTTGAACAAACTCGGCTAAAGGGAAAGTTGACCAATGACATTCTTTGTTTGCCAAATCTGCAACACCTATATCTATCNGGTAATTTTGACCTTCATGGCCAACTTCAGGATCTGAGTTGTGCTTCAGCTTCTCTAAATGTCTTAAAAATCTCAAGTTGTGAACTCGATGGGCCAATCCCTGATTCTTTCTCTAACCTTACACATCTTACTTTATTTGACCTCTCAGACAACTACTTAAACGGTTCGATTCCATCCTCTCTCTTAACCCTTCCACGTCTAAATTCTCTGCTTCTCTATAACAATCTTCTCAGTGGTAAAATACCAAATGTGTTTCATCAGTCAAACATGTTTGAAGAATTGTATTTAGGTGGTAACAATATCCAAGGTGAACTGCCATTAACATTTTCAAATCTTCAACACCTCATTTACTTGGATATATCACATAACAAATTAGAGGGACCTCTGCCCAACAAAATAACTGGGTTTTCAAATCTAACTGACTTTAGGTTGACTGACAACTTGCTAAATGGTACAATTCCTTCTTGGTGTTTCTCTTTGCCATCGTTGGAGTCTTTACGTCTATCGAGAAATCAGTTCACGGGACGTGTACCTGCAATCTCGTCGTATTCCTTGTGGGAGCTGTATTTGGATGGCAACAAGCTACAGGGCAATATTTCAGGATCACTTTTTAACCTTGTTAACCTGGCTAACTTACAGCTGTCATCGAACAACTTCAGTGGTTCTGTCAATTTTTCACTCTTCTCCAAGTTCCAAAATCTGGAAACTCTTTACCTTTCAAATTCAAGTCAATTATCACTAAACTTTGAATCAAGCATCAATTATAGTTTCTCCCGCTTACTGGAGTTGGACTTGTCTTCTATGGGTTTAACCAAATTTCCTAAATTATCCAGAAAAATCCCATTTTTGGAAACTCTCCTATTGTCCGACAACAAGTTGAATGGAAAAGTGCCCAATTGGTTGCATGAAATGGACTCTTTAAGTCATGTAATGCTAGACCgaaactttttgacaacaccAGTGGATCAATTCTCTAGAAACTACCAACTCAGCCATCTTGATATAAGTTTCAATTTACTCACTGGTGGTATCTCTTCGTCAATTTGTAATGCAAGTACCCTTGAGGTTCTCGTGTTGTCCAACAACAAGTTGACTGGCAGCATTCCAGAATGCCTTGTGAGTTCACCCTCCCTTTCCTTTTTGAGTCTAGAAAGGAACAGACTTAATGGAACTTTACCAAATACCTTTGCAAACAACAGTCTCAATAGTCTGCAACTCAATGACAACCGATTTGAAGGTCCTTTGCCAGAATCTTTGTCCAACTGCATGATCCTTGAGGTTTTAAATCTTGGCAACAATCAACTGGAAGATACATTTCCCTATTGGCTTCAAACTCTACTAGAGTTGAAAGTATTGGTTTTGCGGGATAACAAGTTGCACGGTCCTATTTCCAA ATTCAACACCAAGTATGGATTTCccagtttaaatatttttgatatcTCATCCAACAACTTCAGCGGCCCAATTCCAGAAGACTACATACAAAGTTTTGAATCCATGAAGAATGTTGTTCAAGATGAAGTGGTTGGCAATCCACAGCAATACATGCAGTGGGAATACAGTATTGGAATAATTTATTCACCTACGACTGTAACAACAAAAGGCACGAGTGTCTCATTCAAAAAAGTTCCAACAAACTTTGTAAACATTGATTTATCAGGAAACAAATTTGAAGGAGAGATTCCAAAAGTAATTGGAGAGCTTCAAGCACTCACTGGACTTAACCTCTCCCACAATAGACTCAGCGGTCATATTCCACAATCCATGGGAAATTTGACAATATTGGAGTCTTTGGATCTCTCTTCAAATATGCTCACNGGTAGTATTCCTACAGAATTCCTGAATATGAAGTTTCTTGAAGTACTGAATCTTTCCTATAATCATCTTGTGGGAGAAATACCCATGGGAAAGCAATTTGGTTCTTTTTCGAATGATTCATATAAGGGAAACTTGGGCTTATGTGGAGATCCATTGTCAATGAAGTGCAGCTGGAACCATGATCAACATTCTCCACCTTCACAAAGCTTGTggagagaagagaaatttgGATTTGGTTGGAAAGCAGTGGCTATAGGATATGGGTGTGGAACAGTATTTGGAGTGGGGATTGGAAGTTTTGTATTTCTCATTGGAAAGCCTAAATTGCTTGTGAGAATGTTTGTGATTATATGCTGA
- the LOC111241822 gene encoding receptor kinase-like protein Xa21 translates to MLQNATDLRELVLNLTDLSSTSMRSLNLSSSLITLSLRETGLKGKLTDDILCLPNLQHLYLSGNFDLHGQLPDLSCTSASLTVLEISSCELQGPIPTSFSNLTHLTLLDLSDNYFIGSIPSSLLTLPRLTFLLLYNNHLSGQIPNVFHQSNRFQVLKLKNNNIQGELPSTFSNLQHLIDLDISLNKLEGPLPNKITGFPNLTAFMLTDNLLNGTIPSWCFSLPSLEYLDLSNNQFTGRIPAISSYSLLGLLLGGNKL, encoded by the coding sequence ATGCTCCAAAATGCAACCGATTTAAGGGAGCTAGTTTTGAATCTTACTGATTTGTCATCAACTTCAATGAGATCACTCAATTTGTCTTCCTCCTTGATCACTCTAAGTCTTAGAGAAACTGGGCTAAAGGGAAAGTTGACAGATGACATTCTTTGTTTGCCAAATCTGCAACACCTATATCTATCTGGTAATTTTGACCTTCATGGCCAACTTCCGGATCTGAGTTGTACTTCAGCTTCTCTCACTGTCTTAGAAATCTCAAGTTGTGAACTCCAAGGGCCAATCCCTACATCTTTCTCTAACCTCACACATCTTACTTTATTGGACCTCTCAGACAACTACTTCATTGGTTCAATTCCATCATCACTCTTAACCCTTCCACGTTTAACTTTTCTGCTTCTCTATAATAATCATCTCAGTGGTCAGATACCAAATGTGTTTCATCAGTCAAACAGGTTTCAagtattgaaattgaaaaataacaacatCCAAGGTGAGCTGCcatcaacattttcaaatcttCAACACCTCATTGACTTGGATATATCACTTAACAAATTAGAGGGACCTCTTCCCAACAAAATAACTGGGTTTCCAAATCTAACTGCGTTTATGTTGACTGACAACTTGCTAAATGGTACTATTCCTTCTTGGTGTTTCTCTTTGCCATCGTTGGAGTATTTAGATCTATCGAATAATCAGTTCACGGGGCGTATACCTGCAATCTCGTCATATTCGTTGCTGGGTCTACTTTTAGGTGGCAACAAGCTGTAG